The following proteins are encoded in a genomic region of Arvicanthis niloticus isolate mArvNil1 chromosome 21, mArvNil1.pat.X, whole genome shotgun sequence:
- the LOC117693240 gene encoding serine protease 43-like translates to MGGLGGGGNRGGFLALLVWLQLLQPLFSGTYKPREDSGGIHRPPRPPRPRRPRSNPEAPAQQSLLKPPSISISHPSVVPVSLDQTETPESGPPSTTTTKIILESRRSSPGGPFSPDTCGHRTMEINHGSLSAGRKWPWQGSLQSKDEHVCGGSLISHQRVLTAAHCIYEREKYMAMLSDNALHSESENVTLVPVRDVIYPSDFDIQTMRSDIALALLYFPVNYSSLIQPMCLPGKPFQEPLLRECPSFHRSFSQGDSGNPLVCESDNTWTQVGIMSWGSSCGQVPVPSIYTDITEYNQWVRYVLSQASHMDSMGVLVLYLSLMLHLALLVAL, encoded by the exons ATGGgtggcctgggggggggggggaacaggggCGGCTTCCTAGCCCTCCTGGTCTGGCTTCAGCTTCTTCAACCTCTGTTCA GTGGCACTTACAAACCCAGGGAGGATTCCGGAGGGATACACAGGCCCCCGAGGCCCCCGAGGCCCCGGAGGCCCCGGAGTAATCCAGAGGCCCCAGCACAGCAGAGCCTATTGAAACCCCCGAGTATTTCTATTTCGCATCCTTCGGTCGTTCCGGTGTCTCTAGACCAGACTGAGACTCCAGAATCAGGGCCTCCTTCAACCACCACAACCAAAATAATCTTGGAATCCAGGAGGAGCTCTCCAGGAGGACCGTTTTCTCCAG ACACTTGCGGCCATAGAACTATGGAGATAAATCATGGAAGTTTATCTGCAGGGAGGAAGTGGCCTTGGCAGGGGAGCCTGCAGAGTAAAGAtgaacatgtatgtggaggctCCCTCATCAGCCATCAACGGGTGTTGACTGCAGCCCACTGCATATATGA GCGGGAGAAGTATATGGCCATGCTGAGTGACAACGCGTTGCATTCTGAATCTGAAAATGTGACCCTGGTCCCAGTCCGAGACGTCATTTACCCTTCTGACTTTGACATTCAGACCATGAGGAGTGACATCGCCCTTGCTCTGCTCTACTTCCCCGTGAATTACTCCTCGCTCATCCAGCCCATGTGTCTTCCCGGAAAGCCCTTCCAAGAGCCATTGCTCAGAGAGTGTCCAAGTTTTCATAGGAGCTTTTCACAG gGAGATTCTGGGAACCCCCTTGTGTGTGAATCTGACAACACATGGACCCAGGTGGGGATCATGAGCTGGGGCAGCAGCTGCGGTCAAGTCCCTGTGCCCTCAATTTACACTGACATCACTGAGTACAATCAATGGGTCAGATATGTTTTAAGTCAGGCTTCCCATATGGATTCCATGGGAGTCTTGGTCCTATACCTGTCTCTGATGCTACACCTGGCCCTCCTGGTAGCTCTGTGA